One part of the Candidatus Kouleothrix ribensis genome encodes these proteins:
- a CDS encoding tetratricopeptide repeat protein, whose protein sequence is MRPVLLKITLLALALAIGAAAAYGVWRGYARQPPTLAAQQLQAAAAQRPVDKTDQLIWDYQQRVQQNPDDVQSYAVLGAAYLQKARDIGDPTYYAKAQAAINAALARDPQNVEALIGAGTLANARHQFHDALALGQRARALNPSVPRVYGVIADAQIELGQYQPAVDTLQTMIDMRPDLSSFSRVSYARELHGDLDGAIEMMQAAVRAGGPATENSAWVRVQLGNLFFARGDLAAAEHQYQATLTLLPDYVHALAGMARVRAAQGDPAAAKELYQRAIARMPLPEFVIGLGELYQAGGDQAGAAQQYELVRAMQQLFKSNGVDTDLELALFDADHGGDPAATVALARAAHARRPSIKAADTLAWALYKAGRPAEARGYADEALRLGTQDALMLFHAGMIAQAQGDHAAARQWLDAALTLNPHFSPLLAAQARQVLASLGAAAASR, encoded by the coding sequence ATGCGCCCAGTATTGCTAAAAATAACCCTGCTGGCCCTCGCGCTCGCGATTGGCGCGGCCGCTGCGTATGGTGTGTGGCGTGGGTACGCCCGCCAGCCGCCCACGCTGGCCGCCCAGCAGCTGCAGGCCGCCGCCGCGCAGCGCCCGGTCGACAAGACCGACCAGCTGATCTGGGATTACCAGCAGCGCGTGCAGCAGAACCCCGACGACGTGCAGAGCTACGCCGTGCTGGGCGCCGCCTACCTCCAGAAGGCTCGCGACATCGGCGACCCGACCTACTACGCCAAGGCCCAGGCGGCGATCAACGCGGCGCTCGCGCGCGACCCGCAGAATGTCGAGGCACTGATTGGCGCAGGCACCCTGGCCAACGCGCGCCACCAGTTCCACGATGCACTTGCGCTCGGCCAGCGCGCTCGCGCGCTCAACCCCAGCGTGCCGCGTGTGTATGGCGTGATCGCCGATGCGCAGATCGAGCTGGGCCAGTACCAGCCGGCCGTCGATACATTGCAGACCATGATCGACATGCGGCCCGACCTTAGCTCGTTCAGCCGCGTGTCGTACGCCCGCGAGCTGCACGGCGATCTCGACGGCGCGATCGAGATGATGCAGGCGGCGGTGCGGGCCGGTGGCCCGGCCACCGAGAATAGCGCCTGGGTGCGCGTGCAGCTCGGCAATCTCTTCTTCGCCAGGGGCGACCTGGCTGCGGCTGAGCATCAGTACCAGGCAACGCTGACTCTGCTGCCCGACTACGTGCATGCGCTGGCCGGCATGGCCCGCGTGCGCGCCGCCCAGGGCGACCCGGCCGCCGCGAAAGAGCTGTACCAGCGCGCGATTGCGCGGATGCCGCTGCCCGAGTTCGTGATTGGCCTGGGCGAGCTCTACCAGGCCGGTGGCGACCAGGCTGGCGCCGCGCAGCAGTACGAGCTGGTGCGGGCCATGCAGCAGCTCTTCAAATCGAACGGGGTCGACACCGACCTCGAGCTGGCCTTGTTCGACGCCGACCACGGCGGCGACCCGGCCGCGACTGTGGCGCTGGCGCGCGCCGCGCACGCCCGCCGCCCGAGCATCAAGGCCGCCGATACGCTGGCCTGGGCGCTGTACAAGGCCGGCCGGCCGGCCGAGGCGCGCGGCTACGCCGACGAGGCGCTGCGGCTAGGCACCCAGGACGCGCTGATGCTGTTTCACGCCGGCATGATCGCGCAGGCCCAGGGCGACCACGCGGCCGCGCGCCAGTGGCTTGATGCGGCGCTGACGCTCAACCCACACTTTTCGCCGCTGCTGGCCGCGCAGGCCCGCCAGGTGCTCGCATCGCTCGGTGCGGCTGCGGCAAGCCGGTGA
- a CDS encoding VWA domain-containing protein, whose product MTLRQPLFLLLLLLLPGLALLWHRRGMRVRPAALALRLVILALIIVALADPLRGRAAPAGDMLIVLLDQSDSLGDTGKAALRAQADALVRANGEQTRVIAFGAAPQAGASTPIRADNTDIAAALAAARGMLSGTGNRVLLLSDGVATRGDALAAAQALGVPVDTLAYTPAAPPEIWVAAVEAPQTLRVDEEFAVTVVVGSSAAATARLELLEGQRQLATQNITLQAGENRFSYQDRAGAAGVMRFRALVNGQPDTYTQNNSGAATALVAPQPRVLLLASQPGGSGRLGPALRAAGILADVRTAAELPVQLSALEQYEGIVLVDVPAGDLSLDQMATLREFVRSEGRGLVATGGRASFTLGAYKDTPLEELLPVLMDPPPRPERPPVTLLLIVDHSLSMGSTSGISKLDMAKESALLATESLRKDDRIGVLAFDDTQYWAVDFQALGTGLSLGQIQEQIGAIALGGGTDICAALDLGLSRLAQQPGNVRHAVIMTDGQSFRNNRCGPYPTLIERARADEITLSSIAIGADADTELLQNLARWGAGRYHFAAQPADIPRLTLIESQIASAEPQIEGEFRAQLQAAHPLLRDFTPNQIPRLGGYVGTTIKPAAELVLKSPENDPVLAAWQYGLGRAVAWTPSAEAPWAADWPNWPDYGKFWAQIIRYTLPEPDSGPLQVRATPHGDAVTIAVDALAASGEPIDLADTSATITLPDGSARSIPLRQAAPGHYTEDVTLTRDGAYAIEITLRKDGLARAAATGYVQAPSAEYTPAEGGAGLLARISAGTGGQVLASLDAIAVPAAATPGGPRELWPWLLLAAALLWPAEIALRRGWLRRA is encoded by the coding sequence ATGACTCTGCGCCAACCACTGTTCTTGCTCTTGCTCTTGCTGCTGCCAGGGCTGGCACTGCTGTGGCACCGCCGTGGCATGCGCGTGCGCCCGGCAGCGCTGGCGCTACGCCTGGTCATTCTGGCGCTGATCATCGTGGCGCTGGCCGACCCACTGCGCGGCCGCGCGGCGCCGGCCGGCGACATGCTGATCGTGCTGCTCGACCAGTCCGACAGCCTAGGCGACACCGGCAAGGCCGCGCTGCGCGCCCAGGCCGATGCGCTGGTGCGCGCGAACGGCGAGCAAACCCGCGTGATTGCCTTTGGCGCCGCGCCACAGGCCGGTGCGAGCACGCCCATCCGCGCCGACAACACCGACATCGCGGCCGCGCTGGCGGCGGCGCGCGGCATGCTCAGCGGCACCGGCAACCGCGTGCTGCTGCTGTCCGACGGGGTCGCTACCCGCGGCGACGCACTGGCCGCCGCCCAGGCGCTGGGCGTGCCGGTCGATACGCTGGCCTACACGCCGGCCGCCCCACCCGAGATCTGGGTCGCGGCGGTGGAAGCACCCCAGACGCTACGTGTCGACGAAGAGTTCGCGGTGACGGTGGTGGTGGGCAGCAGCGCTGCGGCCACGGCCCGGCTCGAGCTGCTCGAGGGCCAGCGCCAGCTGGCCACGCAGAACATCACGCTGCAGGCTGGCGAGAACCGCTTCAGCTACCAGGATCGGGCCGGTGCGGCCGGGGTGATGCGCTTCCGCGCGCTGGTGAACGGCCAGCCCGACACCTACACCCAGAACAATAGCGGCGCGGCAACCGCGCTGGTGGCGCCCCAGCCGCGCGTGCTGCTGCTCGCGAGCCAGCCAGGCGGCAGCGGGCGGCTCGGCCCGGCGCTGCGGGCTGCCGGCATACTGGCCGATGTGCGCACTGCCGCCGAGCTGCCGGTGCAGCTCTCGGCGCTCGAGCAGTACGAGGGCATTGTGCTAGTCGATGTGCCGGCTGGCGATCTATCGCTCGACCAGATGGCCACGCTACGCGAGTTCGTACGCAGCGAAGGCCGCGGGCTGGTGGCCACCGGCGGGCGCGCCAGCTTCACGCTAGGCGCCTACAAAGACACGCCGCTCGAAGAGCTGCTGCCCGTGCTGATGGATCCGCCGCCGCGGCCTGAGCGGCCACCGGTCACGCTGCTGCTGATCGTCGATCACTCGCTCAGCATGGGCAGCACCTCGGGCATCTCGAAGCTCGACATGGCCAAAGAGTCGGCCCTGCTGGCGACCGAGTCGCTGCGCAAGGACGACCGGATCGGCGTGCTGGCGTTCGACGACACGCAGTATTGGGCGGTCGATTTCCAGGCGCTCGGCACCGGCCTGAGCCTGGGCCAGATCCAGGAGCAGATCGGCGCGATCGCGCTGGGCGGCGGCACCGACATCTGCGCCGCGCTCGATCTAGGGCTGAGCCGGCTCGCGCAGCAGCCGGGGAACGTGCGCCACGCGGTGATCATGACCGACGGCCAGTCGTTCCGCAACAACCGCTGCGGGCCTTACCCCACGCTGATCGAGCGTGCGCGCGCCGACGAGATTACGCTCTCGTCGATCGCGATCGGCGCCGACGCCGACACCGAGCTGCTGCAGAACCTGGCGCGCTGGGGTGCCGGCCGCTATCACTTCGCGGCCCAGCCGGCCGACATCCCGCGCCTGACGCTGATCGAGAGCCAGATCGCCAGCGCCGAGCCGCAGATCGAGGGTGAGTTTCGCGCGCAGCTCCAGGCTGCCCACCCGCTACTGCGCGACTTCACACCCAACCAGATCCCACGGCTGGGCGGCTATGTCGGCACCACGATCAAGCCGGCCGCCGAGCTAGTGCTCAAATCGCCCGAGAACGACCCGGTGCTGGCGGCCTGGCAGTACGGCCTGGGCCGCGCGGTGGCCTGGACGCCTAGCGCCGAGGCGCCGTGGGCCGCCGACTGGCCGAACTGGCCCGACTATGGCAAATTCTGGGCGCAGATCATTCGCTACACACTGCCCGAGCCCGACAGCGGGCCGCTGCAGGTGCGCGCCACGCCACACGGCGATGCGGTAACGATCGCGGTCGACGCGCTCGCCGCCAGCGGGGAGCCGATCGACCTGGCCGATACCAGTGCCACAATCACACTGCCCGACGGCTCGGCGCGCAGTATTCCACTACGCCAGGCTGCGCCGGGCCATTACACCGAAGACGTGACCCTGACGCGCGACGGGGCGTACGCGATCGAGATCACCCTGCGCAAAGACGGCCTGGCGCGTGCGGCCGCCACCGGCTATGTGCAGGCGCCCTCGGCCGAGTACACACCGGCGGAGGGCGGCGCCGGCCTGCTGGCCCGCATCAGCGCCGGCACCGGCGGCCAGGTGCTGGCCAGCCTCGACGCTATAGCCGTGCCGGCTGCGGCCACGCCCGGCGGCCCGCGCGAGCTGTGGCCCTGGCTGCTGCTGGCGGCCGCGCTGCTCTGGCCGGCCGAGATCGCCCTCCGCCGCGGCTGGCTGCGCCGGGCCTGA
- a CDS encoding sulfite exporter TauE/SafE family protein produces the protein MLSSPLDVRQAHASATFGVAGGNTMQQLQAAQPAGARMPDQFANLIAARELTPAAIGLALLLALLLGAGHALTPGHGKTIVAAYLVGARGTARHAIFLGLTTTITHTAGVFALGFVTLWISNYILPEQLYPWLELISGVLVVGIGLMLFRSRLAGFFKRGAHSHDHEHGHAHDHAHRHDHDHDHNHGHDHGHGHDHGPHGHSHMPPGADGQPVTWRGLLALGISGGLLPCPSALVVLLSAIALHRVAFGMLLIVAFSVGLAGVLTGIGLLLVYARRLFERFPTDGRLLRALPIASAGFVTVAGLVIAFGALVQAGVVRL, from the coding sequence ATGCTCAGCAGCCCGCTCGATGTGCGCCAGGCCCACGCCAGCGCCACCTTCGGCGTGGCCGGCGGCAATACCATGCAGCAGCTGCAGGCCGCCCAGCCTGCCGGCGCGCGCATGCCCGACCAGTTCGCCAACCTGATCGCCGCGCGCGAGCTGACCCCGGCCGCGATCGGGCTGGCGCTGCTGCTGGCGCTGCTGCTGGGCGCGGGGCACGCGCTTACCCCCGGCCACGGCAAGACGATCGTCGCGGCGTACCTGGTGGGTGCGCGCGGCACCGCGCGCCACGCGATCTTCCTGGGCCTGACGACCACGATTACCCATACGGCCGGCGTGTTCGCGCTGGGCTTCGTGACGCTGTGGATCTCGAACTACATCCTGCCCGAGCAGCTGTACCCCTGGCTCGAGCTGATCAGCGGCGTGCTGGTGGTCGGCATCGGCTTGATGCTGTTTCGCAGCCGGCTGGCCGGCTTCTTCAAGCGCGGCGCTCATAGCCACGATCATGAGCATGGGCATGCGCACGACCACGCTCATCGCCATGATCACGATCATGATCACAACCACGGCCACGATCATGGGCATGGCCACGATCATGGGCCGCATGGGCACAGCCATATGCCGCCCGGCGCCGACGGCCAGCCGGTGACATGGCGCGGCCTGCTGGCGCTGGGGATCTCGGGCGGGCTGCTGCCGTGCCCATCGGCGCTGGTGGTGCTGCTTAGCGCAATTGCGCTGCACCGCGTCGCCTTCGGCATGCTGCTGATCGTGGCGTTTAGCGTCGGGCTGGCGGGGGTGCTGACCGGGATCGGCCTGCTGTTGGTGTACGCGCGGCGGCTGTTCGAGCGCTTCCCAACCGATGGCCGGCTGCTGCGGGCGCTGCCGATCGCCAGTGCCGGGTTCGTCACCGTGGCCGGGCTGGTGATCGCGTTTGGTGCGCTGGTGCAGGCCGGCGTGGTGCGGCTGTAA
- a CDS encoding VWA domain-containing protein, translating to MSFLLPLGLLALLTLPIIVVLHLLRERRRRVAVPSLMHWQHLARRQTAERVRRLPLTLLLLLHLLAATLLGLALGRPQIAGRAGGARQLAVVLDLSTSMATREGESTRFAQAQQRALALLRSLGPGDSATLLAAGTRARVIASGGPADLARLNAAIDTLEPGGTGADLAGALTLAEAVFAGPRRRAIVVLTDGGPTGAPLPSAIGAALDWQQVGTPQPNRAIVALAARAWGANVQVYARIANYGAPAFDSTVTLYGDDRALGTRAVALAPNGETELTWTLPAAYAHLRAALNGHDSLPQDDEAQLSLAQARPLTILLVSARPDGLRRVLAAVPDAQVTTRDPAGYQPAAGAPGAALTVFDSFLPGEWPAGATLAINPPAGSPLLEVAAQLHPSAGELSRRSPLFAGLGLDGVSFGPLRQVALPGWAETLLAKGGAPLIVRGRVGTHEIAIWSFDPAATNLPNRLAYPLLMARTVRDLTPPPLPQSVQAGLPLTLRPDARAAELRIAAPGGRQTTRDARPQLTLDDLTQPGLYQIEERAAGASLFRSQLPVNAGSALESDLRPQPAPSIAQAPNQPATAERQLVALWPWLALGALALLLLEWGYIHR from the coding sequence ATGAGCTTCTTACTGCCACTCGGCCTATTAGCCCTCCTAACGCTCCCGATCATCGTCGTGCTGCACCTGCTGCGCGAGCGGCGGCGGCGCGTGGCGGTGCCCAGCCTGATGCACTGGCAGCACCTGGCGCGCCGCCAAACGGCCGAGCGCGTGCGCCGGCTGCCGCTGACACTGCTGCTGCTGCTGCACCTGCTGGCGGCCACGCTGCTCGGGCTGGCGCTCGGCCGGCCGCAGATCGCCGGCCGGGCCGGCGGCGCGCGCCAGCTGGCCGTGGTGCTCGATCTATCGACCAGCATGGCCACGCGCGAGGGCGAATCCACGCGCTTCGCCCAGGCCCAGCAGCGTGCCCTGGCGCTGCTGCGCAGCCTCGGTCCAGGCGATAGCGCGACGCTGCTGGCAGCCGGCACGCGCGCACGCGTGATCGCCAGCGGCGGCCCGGCCGATCTGGCCCGGCTGAATGCGGCGATCGACACGCTCGAACCTGGCGGCACCGGCGCCGACCTAGCCGGTGCCCTGACGCTGGCCGAGGCGGTGTTCGCCGGCCCGCGCCGCCGTGCGATCGTGGTGCTCACCGACGGTGGCCCGACCGGCGCACCGCTGCCCAGCGCGATCGGCGCGGCGCTCGACTGGCAGCAAGTCGGCACGCCCCAGCCTAACCGCGCGATCGTGGCACTGGCCGCACGAGCGTGGGGCGCGAACGTGCAGGTGTACGCGCGCATCGCCAACTATGGCGCGCCCGCGTTCGACAGCACAGTGACACTCTATGGCGACGATCGAGCGCTCGGTACGCGTGCGGTAGCGCTCGCGCCGAATGGCGAGACTGAGCTGACCTGGACACTGCCGGCGGCCTACGCACACCTGCGCGCCGCACTCAATGGGCACGACAGCCTGCCGCAAGACGACGAGGCCCAGCTTAGCCTGGCCCAAGCACGCCCGCTCACCATCCTGCTTGTGTCGGCCCGCCCCGACGGGCTGCGGCGCGTGCTCGCGGCCGTGCCCGACGCGCAGGTGACGACACGCGACCCGGCCGGCTACCAGCCGGCGGCCGGCGCGCCAGGCGCCGCGCTCACGGTATTCGACAGCTTCCTGCCGGGTGAGTGGCCAGCCGGGGCGACCCTGGCGATCAACCCGCCTGCCGGCAGCCCACTGCTCGAAGTCGCCGCGCAGCTACACCCCAGCGCGGGCGAGCTAAGCCGCCGCAGCCCGCTGTTCGCCGGGCTAGGCCTCGACGGAGTGAGCTTCGGGCCGCTACGCCAGGTGGCGCTGCCCGGTTGGGCCGAGACGCTGCTGGCGAAAGGCGGCGCGCCGCTGATCGTGCGCGGGCGCGTCGGCACGCACGAGATCGCGATCTGGTCGTTCGACCCGGCCGCGACAAACCTGCCCAACCGGCTGGCCTACCCGCTGCTGATGGCGCGCACCGTGCGCGACCTGACACCCCCGCCGCTGCCGCAGAGCGTGCAGGCCGGCCTGCCGCTGACGCTGCGGCCCGACGCACGTGCCGCTGAGCTGCGGATCGCGGCGCCGGGCGGCCGGCAGACCACACGCGACGCGCGGCCACAGCTTACGCTCGACGATCTGACCCAGCCGGGCCTCTACCAGATCGAAGAGCGCGCGGCCGGGGCCAGCCTATTCCGCAGCCAGCTGCCGGTGAACGCCGGGTCGGCGCTTGAGTCCGACCTGCGCCCGCAGCCGGCGCCTTCGATCGCGCAGGCGCCCAACCAGCCGGCAACCGCCGAACGACAGTTAGTCGCCCTATGGCCCTGGCTCGCGCTGGGCGCGCTGGCGCTGCTGCTGCTGGAATGGGGATACATCCACCGATGA